The Triticum aestivum cultivar Chinese Spring chromosome 6D, IWGSC CS RefSeq v2.1, whole genome shotgun sequence genomic sequence ACAGAAATGTATATCAGTTTTTTTtataaagggtgaattttattggctcagaatgaagcatcaagaggatacaaacacagTGAATGCACGCCCGGCttctgcatagctaggatgcacacagccaaagaaATGTATATCAGTAAGGCAAGCTTGGCTCAATTCTGTGAACTGCACAATTACCATGATTTGCTCAAACAAAATGCTACAAAACTTTCGAACACTACAATCTTTCTAATCAGCTACGGACTCATGGCACAAGTCAGGTGAATCATATCCGCATACAACAATTCCATGAGCAGCTCTTAAAAGATATACCTCGCTGTTGAAATCATCAAGTAGTGAAATCCAGTACAGActccgccaccagctcctccagaACTCCCTTCTCGATCTGCTCCAAGATGTCAACCACCTGCGACATCCTCATTTTCACCCAGCCACCACCTTCGACCTCCTGCTTCACGATTCTATCCATCATGATCCCCGTGTTATCCCTCTTGCTCACCATGAACATCCGCGCTCCGTAAATCCAGTCTTTCAGAATGCTCCACACCTCTACCCCCAGAGCAGGGGATGAGCTGTCCCTCCATGTTCCGGTGCACGCTTTGCTCCATGGGAATGCGCTTAGCAGGGCGTTCTCACCGATCTCGATGAGAGCAACATTGACACAGTCAAATAGAAGTCTTTTGTACGACCTTTGCTCCCGTAGCTCCAGGAGTTTGTTACACAGGACTGGGTCAAGAGGACAGTCGGGTAAATGCCAGCCAGCAAAGACCATGCTTGACTGTGCATCTTCTAACCTGGAAGATGACATAATGTTTTGCACAAGGACATGACATTCTGATTCATCATCGTCAATGTCGGAGGGAAGGTAAGGCCGTCGGAGTGATGGTGACTCTGAGGTGGTATCATCCCATGATAATGAACACGCAACAGCCTCGATTGCTGAGGATCTTGACACAGCTTCTGACAAAATTAGAATATGTATCAGTATAGTAAAGCAAACTGACACATGCAGAACTCTGACCATAGACCAATACTTACTTGCATTCTTGGAAGTAGTGCTTCCAGATGATTCAGGTTCATTACAGCTGCTATCTTCAGAGGGTGCATCAAGAACTGAGGTCGGACTGGGCTGATCGCGAGTGCTGTTTAGGCCTTCATTTAATCCTGGCCTATCCAGTCTTCTGCTTCGACAGATCAACGATATAGGCGCATCAACTGAAGCGGATCCCTGTCATGCAAACATGTCAACGTAAGTCAGAACTCGACAGAGATGATCCACTCGCTCAAAAACATTACATGAATTTAGACACTAGGAAAAAAGTAGACTGTTGGGGTTACATGATGTTTGAGATAAGACGCCTACCTCTGAAGTGCTGGTAGAGTTTTGCATGGCAGAAATGTCAATTTTCTCTTCATGGAGTGCCTGTTCTTCATTAGTTTCTAAACTATGATTGGCATGTGATTGACTATCACCAGGACAAGCTTCAACCCTCCCATCAAAGCAATCCAATGGATGATGGTTGGTTTTCTGCCTTACTGGCTTTCTTttaggaaacagaaaatcagaaATTCTTCCCGTGAAAGATAATTTTCCTTTATTGGACATTAAAACCTCTGTCGCTGGTTTGCAGCTCTCATGATTTGAAGCTTGAACTTTTGACACCATGTTATCAAATGTATCTGAAATCAATGGCAAAGACTTTGACCTTGGCAACTTACTTGACCTCTCGCCAGTTTTATCATCCTTTTGGCGACTAGTGAAATCTTTTTTCGTCGCTTCATTGAGGGAGAGCATCTCACCTAAGGTGCATGTGCTCCTTGGCGGCTGTACTTGCTCTTGACTGATCTCATCACAGGTTACCATTGCCCATCGCTGCGAAAGCCGTTGCTTAGCCTCTTTAGTAACCATTGACTCAGGTAAATGTGGGATCCTGCCAAAGGATGAGCCCGAGTAGGGACTTCCATATCTTCTGGTGTAATCCCATGAATACTTTGATGCAGGACTACCTTCCTCCGAGTCACTGAAGCTGCCACCATCTTCTTCGATATAATCAACCTCAGAATCTCCACTGCGATCAACCTCTGAATCGCTGAATGAGCTTTCATCACCACCATATCCGTTTGAGTGCGTTGAAGATAACAAAGAATCATCTCGTTGACGAGAGTCATATTGGCGGTACCGAATGATATCATTCACTACTTCTGTGGAAGCTGGGGTTGCCGCATTATCAAGTAATACTCTGTTGAAATTGTTCCGGTCAATTAACCGAAATGGAGCTGCCTTGTGCGTCAGCTTTGCATTCGGTATACTTGGCTTCCCTGTGGTAGGCCTCAAGAGTACTATTCTACTACTTGGCTGCGAAGGGGTTCCTTCTTTTGAACTAGACCTCTGATGAAACTTTCTGAGCCCCAGTCCATTTGGCTCAATAGCCCGGTCTGTTCTTGATTGTCTTACACCATTATACTGAACAGATCTCATCGGTTTCAGCACCGTAATGCGTCTTGTCGGAGGTGATCCCGGAGTCCGGTGAAGCCCGCTCATCCATCTTGGCAAAATGGGGTCAGGTTCTTCATGACATTTAAGAAAAAAATCTTtctctgaactaagaacatggagAGATTCTTCTAACTCCCCAGAATGAAGGAGCTTTTCTTCCATAGCAAGGCTTTTTCCTTGCCTGAACTTCTCTGGGACAGTATCCATTCTACCACTCTTGCTCTCAGAATGTCTTCCTTCCTGTGAAGATTGATCCTGAAACAAATTCATTGTGGCTTTCTCTTCACATCCTTCATATACACCATCATATTCAATTGTTTCACAGGATGTATGGATAACTTGTGTAACGGACTGTATGGAAttctgatgctgctgctgctgcaaggcCTTCTTTGTCACTGTTAAGTGGTCACATGATTGACTTTCCCTAAAATCTCTCTTAGCATGGTATAAAACTAGTTCTTTGGCAGGAAAATCATCCTCAAGGCCCATTAATCTTGCAACGACACTTGGTGCGTTGCTCTTCGACTCCACTTCTTTACTCGTCTCTTTTGCTAATAGCATTTTTAATGAAGTCGTACTTGATTTTGTGCTTGAAAAACTACCACCAGGTGCCTGCAGACAAATCCATAATAGCacacaaaagaagaattaagacaaGAAAAATCACC encodes the following:
- the LOC123144835 gene encoding uncharacterized protein isoform X1, which codes for MGQTHRDVQSFKSELKRTIDSDKVHVEERDAPGGSFSSTKSSTTSLKMLLAKETSKEVESKSNAPSVVARLMGLEDDFPAKELVLYHAKRDFRESQSCDHLTVTKKALQQQQHQNSIQSVTQVIHTSCETIEYDGVYEGCEEKATMNLFQDQSSQEGRHSESKSGRMDTVPEKFRQGKSLAMEEKLLHSGELEESLHVLSSEKDFFLKCHEEPDPILPRWMSGLHRTPGSPPTRRITVLKPMRSVQYNGVRQSRTDRAIEPNGLGLRKFHQRSSSKEGTPSQPSSRIVLLRPTTGKPSIPNAKLTHKAAPFRLIDRNNFNRVLLDNAATPASTEVVNDIIRYRQYDSRQRDDSLLSSTHSNGYGGDESSFSDSEVDRSGDSEVDYIEEDGGSFSDSEEGSPASKYSWDYTRRYGSPYSGSSFGRIPHLPESMVTKEAKQRLSQRWAMVTCDEISQEQVQPPRSTCTLGEMLSLNEATKKDFTSRQKDDKTGERSSKLPRSKSLPLISDTFDNMVSKVQASNHESCKPATEVLMSNKGKLSFTGRISDFLFPKRKPVRQKTNHHPLDCFDGRVEACPGDSQSHANHSLETNEEQALHEEKIDISAMQNSTSTSEGSASVDAPISLICRSRRLDRPGLNEGLNSTRDQPSPTSVLDAPSEDSSCNEPESSGSTTSKNAKAVSRSSAIEAVACSLSWDDTTSESPSLRRPYLPSDIDDDESECHVLVQNIMSSSRLEDAQSSMVFAGWHLPDCPLDPVLCNKLLELREQRSYKRLLFDCVNVALIEIGENALLSAFPWSKACTGTWRDSSSPALGVEVWSILKDWIYGARMFMVSKRDNTGIMMDRIVKQEVEGGGWVKMRMSQVVDILEQIEKGVLEELVAESVLDFTT
- the LOC123144835 gene encoding uncharacterized protein isoform X2 → MGQTHRDVQSFKSELKRTIDSDKVHVEERDAPGGSFSSTKSSTTSLKMLLAKETSKEVESKSNAPSVVARLMGLEDDFPAKELVLYHAKRDFRESQSCDHLTVTKKALQQQQHQNSIQSVTQVIHTSCETIEYDGVYEGCEEKATMNLFQDQSSQEGRHSESKSGRMDTVPEKFRQGKSLAMEEKLLHSGELEESLHVLSSEKDFFLKCHEEPDPILPRWMSGLHRTPGSPPTRRITVLKPMRSVQYNGVRQSRTDRAIEPNGLGLRKFHQRSSSKEGTPSQPSSRIVLLRPTTGKPSIPNAKLTHKAAPFRLIDRNNFNRVLLDNAATPASTEVVNDIIRYRQYDSRQRDDSLLSSTHSNGYGGDESSFSDSEVDRSGDSEVDYIEEDGGSFSDSEEGSPASKYSWDYTRRYGSPYSGSSFGRIPHLPESMVTKEAKQRLSQRWAMVTCDEISQEQVQPPRSTCTLGEMLSLNEATKKDFTSRQKDDKTGERSSKLPRSKSLPLISDTFDNMVSKVQASNHESCKPATEVLMSNKGKLSFTGRISDFLFPKRKPVRQKTNHHPLDCFDGRVEACPGDSQSHANHSLETNEEQALHEEKIDISAMQNSTSTSEGSASVDAPISLICRSRRLDRPGLNEGLNSTRDQPSPTSVLDAPSEDSSCNEPESSGSTTSKNATVSRSSAIEAVACSLSWDDTTSESPSLRRPYLPSDIDDDESECHVLVQNIMSSSRLEDAQSSMVFAGWHLPDCPLDPVLCNKLLELREQRSYKRLLFDCVNVALIEIGENALLSAFPWSKACTGTWRDSSSPALGVEVWSILKDWIYGARMFMVSKRDNTGIMMDRIVKQEVEGGGWVKMRMSQVVDILEQIEKGVLEELVAESVLDFTT